A region from the Bos indicus isolate NIAB-ARS_2022 breed Sahiwal x Tharparkar chromosome 14, NIAB-ARS_B.indTharparkar_mat_pri_1.0, whole genome shotgun sequence genome encodes:
- the ZFTRAF1 gene encoding zinc finger TRAF-type-containing protein 1 isoform X5, whose translation MTPRPGGEWSSALSHLALGAVSLHAALSTAQCTNGHLMCAGCFIHLLADARLKEEQATCPNCRCEISKSLCCRNLAVEKAVSELPSECGFCLCQFPRSILERHQKEECQDRVTQCKYKRIGCPWHGPFHELTVHEAACAHPTKTGNELMEILDEMDQSHRKEMQLYNSIFSLLSFEKIGYTEVQFRPYRTDDFITRLYYETPRFTVLNQTWVLKARVNDSERNPNLSCKRTLSFQLLLKSKVTAPLECSFLLLKGPYDDVKISPVIYHFVFTNESNETDYVPLPIVDSVECNKLLAAKNINLRLFLFQIQK comes from the exons TGTACTAACGGTCACTTGATGTGCGCTGGCTGTTTTATCCACCTACTAGCAGATGCCCGGCTGAAGGAGGAGCAGGCCACGTGCCCCAACTGTCGTTGTGAGATCAGTAAGAGCCTCTGCTGCCGCAACCTGGCCGTGGAGAAGGCCGTGAGCGAGCTGCCCTCTGAGTGTGGCTTCTGCCTGTGCCAGTTCCCCCGCTCCATCCTGGAGAGGCACCAGAAAGAGGAGTGCCAGGACAG GGTGACGCAGTGCAAGTACAAGCGCATCGGCTGCCCGTGGCACGGCCCTTTCCACGAGCTGACGGTGCACGAAGCCGCGTGTGCCCACCCAACCAAGACAGGGAACGAGCTGATGGAGATCCTGGATGAGATGGACCAAAGCCACCGCAAGGAGATGCAGCTCTACAACAGCATCTTCAGCCTGCTCAGCTTTGAAAAGATCGGCTACACAG AGGTCCAGTTCCGGCCGTACCGCACAGACGACTTCATCACACGTCTGTACTATGAGACGCCTCGGTTCACGGTGCTGAACCAGACGTGGGTCCTGAAGGCACGCGTGAACGACTCGGAGCGCAACCCCAACCTTTCGTGCAAGCGCACCCTCTCCTTCCAGCTCCTGCTCAAGAGCAAGGTCACTGCGCCCCTGGAGTGCTCCTTCCTGCTGCTCAAGGGCCCGTACGACGACGTGAAGATCAGCCCCGTCATCTACCACTTTGTGTTCACCAACGAGAGCAACGAGACGGACTACGTGCCGCTGCCCATCGTCGACTCCGTGGAGTGCAACAAGCTGCTGGCTGCCAAGAACATCAACCTGCGGCTCTTCCTGTTCCAGATTCAAAAGTAG
- the ZFTRAF1 gene encoding zinc finger TRAF-type-containing protein 1 isoform X3, with translation MCAGCFIHLLADARLKEEQATCPNCRCEISKSLCCRNLAVEKAVSELPSECGFCLCQFPRSILERHQKEECQDRVTQCKYKRIGCPWHGPFHELTVHEAACAHPTKTGNELMEILDEMDQSHRKEMQLYNSIFSLLSFEKIGYTEVQFRPYRTDDFITRLYYETPRFTVLNQTWVLKARVNDSERNPNLSCKRTLSFQLLLKSKVTAPLECSFLLLKGPYDDVKISPVIYHFVFTNESNETDYVPLPIVDSVECNKLLAAKNINLRLFLFQIQK, from the exons ATGTGCGCTGGCTGTTTTATCCACCTACTAGCAGATGCCCGGCTGAAGGAGGAGCAGGCCACGTGCCCCAACTGTCGTTGTGAGATCAGTAAGAGCCTCTGCTGCCGCAACCTGGCCGTGGAGAAGGCCGTGAGCGAGCTGCCCTCTGAGTGTGGCTTCTGCCTGTGCCAGTTCCCCCGCTCCATCCTGGAGAGGCACCAGAAAGAGGAGTGCCAGGACAG GGTGACGCAGTGCAAGTACAAGCGCATCGGCTGCCCGTGGCACGGCCCTTTCCACGAGCTGACGGTGCACGAAGCCGCGTGTGCCCACCCAACCAAGACAGGGAACGAGCTGATGGAGATCCTGGATGAGATGGACCAAAGCCACCGCAAGGAGATGCAGCTCTACAACAGCATCTTCAGCCTGCTCAGCTTTGAAAAGATCGGCTACACAG AGGTCCAGTTCCGGCCGTACCGCACAGACGACTTCATCACACGTCTGTACTATGAGACGCCTCGGTTCACGGTGCTGAACCAGACGTGGGTCCTGAAGGCACGCGTGAACGACTCGGAGCGCAACCCCAACCTTTCGTGCAAGCGCACCCTCTCCTTCCAGCTCCTGCTCAAGAGCAAGGTCACTGCGCCCCTGGAGTGCTCCTTCCTGCTGCTCAAGGGCCCGTACGACGACGTGAAGATCAGCCCCGTCATCTACCACTTTGTGTTCACCAACGAGAGCAACGAGACGGACTACGTGCCGCTGCCCATCGTCGACTCCGTGGAGTGCAACAAGCTGCTGGCTGCCAAGAACATCAACCTGCGGCTCTTCCTGTTCCAGATTCAAAAGTAG